TTTTCTGTTCTGTCGTATTCAAGGAATAACTTTTTCTCTTCAGCTCGGCCCGGCTCAGCATAACCAGAAGCCAAAAAGTGTGTTGCCGCCGCTAAGTTCAACTGGGTGCCCCAAACATGTGGGATCATATTTAAACCATTAGCTGAGGCTAAAGTACGAATTTTTAACGCTTCACTTGGGCCACCACAATAGGCTAAGTCGGCTTGCACCAATTGCACACCACCTTCTTGAATTAACTTTTGAAAACCGTAACGGGTTTGTTCACATTCACCAGTAGCAATAGCAATATTGGTTTTTTCGTGTAATTGACGAAACAGGTGAGGATGCTCTGGTGATAAAGGCTCTTCAAACCAAGCATAATTGTTGTCTTCTAACACCTTCGCAATACGAATAGCTTCAGGTAAATCAAAAGCATGATTTGAATCAGCCGCCAATATGGTATTGGGTAACGCTTGACGTAAAGCAATAATGAACTTTTCATCAAACTCAGGATTTTTACCTACTTTGATCTTCATTGCTTTGAAGCCTTCATTGGCATAACTCACGCCTTCAGCCACTAAAGCAGGGAGTAACTCATCTTCAGGTAAATCTTGGTAATACATACCTGTTGCATAACAAGGTACTGTGTCTCTTAATTTACCGCCCATTAACTGGCTCACACTCATGTTTAAAGCTTTACCTTTGAGATCCCACAAGGCCATGTCGATACCCGACATACCGGCCATCATCACGCCGCCACGGGCAAAATCTAATGATGAGCGCCACATATAATGCCAAATCATATCAGTAGACAAAGCATCTAAACCTAAAATTCGTGGTGCGTAAAACTTTTCTACTGCAGCTTGAATCACATCTGCCGGGCCATAACATTCGCCCCACCCAGATACACCATTATCAGCAATCACTTCTATCGCCAAAACGTTACGTTGATCATAAGACCATTGAGAAAAACCAAAAGGCTTGTCTAAATGACAACGTAAATGGTGAGTTTTAATACATTCAATTTTCATAATTAATTCGACCTAATTAATGGGTACGACCTAGATACCTATCTAGATTTACACTATATGCTATTTATATAAACATATGATGTTTGAAGTTACAATGATTTTATAACACTGAATTAACAGAAAGTACTGAAATATCTCTGTGATTCAAATATTTATAAAGAAAAATCAATTAGATAACACATTAACACTTAGTTATCTGTTAACAAAAAATGTTTCCCTTGTTTTTTGCTAATTGGCTCAAGCTTATTTATTTCAGTTAAATAGATCACCCAAGCAAACTTACTCGTAGGAAAATCAGTCGGCATATTACTCAAAGGTATAGAGATTTGGCCGTTTTCAGTCACTGTAAATTTTAACACTCCAAATTCTTGCCAATTACTACTATCTAACAACTTAATGTGTAAGTCTCTTGCCTCAGTCACTTCATAGTGGATATTCAATTCAACCGCTTGTGAACCCACAACTTGCTTAGGAAAGTTCACTTTTTTTATTTTATCTTGTTTGCTGAATAAGGATTTCTTCGGATTTTTCGTTTTATTCAGCACTAATAAATTACGTCGTGTTGGCTCGGTTATCCGATCTTTCCAACCTTTTCTTCGAGGCGAAAGGTACGCATCGATGCGGTATTTTCCTGGCTGTAAATTCTCTATGGGAAGTTCGAAGTGAAACTTGCCCGACTGTTTAATGCGTTTTTGTGTTTTTTTGACGGTTTTCCAACCATCCAAATTGACCACTGCCACGTGTAACTCACGAGTTTTACTAACTTGAACTTCAACCTGGATAACGGGTACTTCTTCAAATCCAATTTGCTCCTGAACAATAAATTCAACAATTTTGTCCTCATTAGCTAATACCGGTTTAAACAATAGTAGACCCGCAACCATGACAAAAACAAAGGACGTTAATAACTTCATTGGACTTACCTCTTTTTTAAAACAAAAAGGTCTGCAATTGCAGACCTTTAATTACAAGCTCAAATATTGGAAACCTTATTTTTCAACTACAGCTAAATCTTCTAATAAGATTTCATCGCCGTTAGCAAACCCACCTTCAAAATGGAAGTTGTACTTAATAGGCTGAGGCAACCCAGACCAATCCTCAGGGATGGTATATTCACCTAATTCGACGAGTTGCCATTCGGTAGTGTTAACTAAGGTTTTAGTCAATTGCATATTAAATGGCGCATATCGACGCCCCCAACTGTTGTATTCAGGAATACTGTGATAAGTGGCATCATCAGCGGTTTTCCATGGAAACATAAAGTTAGTGATGGTTCTTTCTTGGCCCTCTTCAGCTAAGGAACTTAACTTCACCCAGACTGAAAATTCAAAGGTTTTACGAATCGACGTAGGTTGACCAAAATTACTGGCTGTCCAGCTGCCAGTGCTTGCGTTCCAGCGCTGCAATAATGTACCAATACCACCACTGGGAGGCACTTCTGCCCCGCCATTATTAGCATCAACAACAGTTATTTTCATTGCATTTGAACCGCCAAACCCTTCACCAAGTGCTGGAGAAACGGTGCTCATACTGCCTGTAGGAATCCAACGAGTGGAGCCATTGGCCTCACTCACCTTTATGTGAACACCATTGATCATGGTGTCACTTTCGAAACCATTACTAAAATCAAAAGGTGTCGCATCAACAGGGTTTTCAGTGTCACAGGCGATATTATTCACAACCGTGACATCAACTGTTTTCCCATCAATATCGCCAGCCGCAACACCAGCTGTGTACCCTGAACCATATGCCGCTGTTAATGTTGCAGTATCGCCTTCACTTGCAGGGGCCAAAATAGCTGTACCGCCAAATCCTCTTGATACTTCATGTTCAACTGCGATGGCACCATCCGATGACAGCCAGTCGTAGGTGTAATCACCGGTAAATGATTCACCTTCTATATGCAATGTAGGCTCTACCACGAGTCCCGTGCGAACGCACTCAGGAATAAACTTGGTACCTGTCAATGCACCTAACTCGTCAATATCACCGTTTGTAATATCAAGAGTAAACCCAGCGGTCACTGTTACGTCAGCGGTTTCACTATGACCACCATCAACGCTTGTTGCAGTGATAGTCGTTGTGCCGCGGGCAACGCCAGTCACCAAACCTGTATCAGCATCAACTGTCGCCACAGAGGTATCTGCTACAGAATAAGTAATGGCACTATTGCAAGCATACACAGGTGCTGTTTGCGCAACAGCGGCTACTGTACCGCCAGACGGCACACTTACATCTGCAATGGCAACAGTAGTAACAGGGTCTGTGGCCGCATTAATTTGTAACTGTAACGTACGACGGGGGATTTCGGTTCCCGGCGCGTAGTTGTAACCATTATTGATTTCATAGGAAATGGTATAGGCCACAGTATTTGGGAAGTCTAAGTTACCGTCAGGTGTTGGAGCACCATCATCCGTTTGAGGACCTCCACGTAAATCTGTGTTATCGCAAAAACGTAAGCTTTCAGAAAACTTATCAGTATCAACCACTAAGGTGCGTCCATCTTCTCCCAGCCAAAACGGGGAAATTTTAGCACTTGATACTAAACTTGAATTTGAATCTGTTTCTGGGGTGCTAAAGTTTTGATCTGCAGCAAACTCCATTTGAGTAATTTTGATTGTGCCTGCAAAGTCAGTGGCATTTGCCCCACCTATTTGAACACCATCAACCAAATTAACACTTTGTATACCTGAATCTTCAGTTAATGTTGCAGTGAAAGATTCACCCTGTGTAACCTCTACAGGGTTAGCAGCGTTAATTTCAGGGTCATACCCCTTCTCAACACCTGAACAAGCGCTAAGTGCTGTTATTACTGCACCAGCTACTGCCGTTTTTAATAGTAAGTTGTATTTCATCTTACTTCTCCAATTTTTTAATAAGGAGCAGTGTTTCCACTGCTCAATTTAATGCTTTAACTTAAAGTAACTATTTAAGCTAAATTAGAACGTGCCTCGAATACCAATGCGGTACTGACGACCCGACTTAAATGCTGCTACTGTGCGAGAGGTCACAACACTTTCGTTTTGTGCATCCCCCTCATCCAGAACAACCGTCTGATCATTGTTATCTAATGCATTGGTTGCGTTTTCAAAGGTGTAGAAATGACGACGCGTATCATCGGTTAAGTTGATAGCATTAAAGGTTAAACTGATATTCTTAGTTAATTTATAACTTGAGCTTAAATCCAAACGGTTGGTTTCATCTTGCCAAATCACGCCGCCTTGGATCCCTGAATTCACAACTTGAACACCGTTATACCTGTGCGCAAGTCTTACCATATAGGCATCCTTCTCCCAGAACACGGTGACGTTACCTGAGTGTTTAGGGGTAAATGGCATAGCTATGCCTTGTTGGAAGTTGCCAGTGGTACCAATTTCTTCAGCATCACGTTTTGATTCTTGGTAGGTGTAGTTAATGCTAGCACCTAAGCCAGGTAAGAAATCGTAATTATCGGTGTATGAGAACTCTGCACCAGTTACACTAGAGCCTTTACCGTTTTTCACAACGTTAATATTGGCGACATCACATTGGATACTCCATTCTGATACCCAACCGGCAGGGTAACGTTCTGAGTGACAACCATCTTCAGAGCCATCTGGCAATCGATTAGGATCGAACTCTAATAACAAATCTGCGCTTTGTAGCTCATAATCCGTTTTACGATCTTTATAGTGGTATGGCGTACTGACGTTTTCTTCAAAGTTTTTCATATCTTTGTTGAATAACGCCAATGACAACATACCATCGGCACTGAAGTACCACTCGAAAGACGTATCTAAGTTAGTCGACTCCAAGAACTCTAGGGCTGTGTTACCTGCCGTTCCGTTTGCTGGATCCCAAGGACCTCCTTCGTTGATTTGGGTACGTGGGTTTAGTGAATCATAGTTTGGTCGTGTCATCGTTTTACTTGAGGCAAAACGGACGATAAATTCGTCGTTAACTGCGTAGTTAATATTAATACTTGGTAATAAAGCATCTACCTTAGCCGTGTTCGTTACAAAACCTTGACGTTGCCATACTTTGTCACCATGAATATCATACAAGTCCGTACCATCCACATTTGTTGTCCATGTGCTGGTATGACGACTAACAAAGGGGCTAACAGGGCGAATACCGGCGTTAGTGAAACCAAAACGTAACCACTGGTTAGCTGCTGTTGGAACAACATTACCGCTAGCATCAATAACTTGCATATCTTCAATTGCAAGTGATCTATTTATGGTCGTTGGACGGCCATTGTCATCAAAATTCATCCAAACAATTCTGTTTGCTTGAGGGTCAGATAAATCTGCCGGTAAAGTACTGGTTGTTCCATCAAAGGAACCTGCTCCCCCCCAAGGGTTGCCATTTAACTGAGTCAAAGGCATGTTGTTGAAGTTGTATGCGGTTGCCACTTGCCATGCATAACAATCCTGGAATTGGTCAGCATTTGCTGGGGAATTACGCCAATCCAAATTACCGTTTGTGCCTAGGTTTTGCCAAACAGGTTCTGGGCAAGCAGGATTACTTTCATCAGTTAAATTACGTTCAACCAATAACTCATATGGATCAACAATCCACGGTTGTTGCATGTAATTGATGCCCCCTACCCCCGTAGCTTGTCTTGCGTCTTCAACGTAACGAAAGCCAATATTACCTGTTAACGCGCCATCTAAAGCTTCAAAATTCACTTTTAAGTATACCGCTTTGGTGTCGACTTCTATTTTACGGGTTTGACCAATATCCACACGGGGTTGAAAGTCACCCGCATTATCACCAGTGAGGAGAGAAAGTGCCTTTTCATGACTCAACATAGGCCAACCTTCAAAGAAAGGTGTACTGCGATCCGACTGAATGCCTTCACCAAAATTGTCGTAGGGAAAAGCTTCTCCAGACAAGATGTCAATGACATTGATGTCAGCGAAGCCTCTCGCGCCTTCAGTATTAACACTGCCATCGTCTTCATCCGACGACGAAATACCATCCGCATTCTCTATACGAACATTACTGATTTGAATATCTCTTAAACGTTCGGCGTATTTACCACCGAATTCAATTGAGGTGATGTAATCATTGTCTAGTGTGTATTCAAAGTCCAAGAATAAGGATTTGTTCTTATCTAATGATTTGTTATTTCGGAAAGTAAAAGCGCCAAGGTGATTATGATGCAAATCGTAAGGGTTAAAACGGCTTCGCACATCAATGGCTGAACCGTCTAAAGCATCAAATACACCAACAGTAGACCCTGTTAGGTAACTACAATCTGCCAAACTGCCTGTAGTACAGTCATATCCGACCTTCTCATAATCTTCCACTGGCATACCCATGACTACATCTTTACCCGCAGTCCCCCACTGAGCAGTGTTCATGACCACATATTGATCATCTCCGCCTTGGGGTGTTTCGTCTGTTGTTTTAGAGTACCCGGCAATCAAACTCATCCTAAAATTATCGGTGATGTCATAATCAACATTTAATGAAACAACATCTGTATCAATTTCTCTAAGACCAGACTCACGGTTAAAAACGCCGGTAAAACGACGCCCTGTCATCTTTTCAACTGTATTAGTCGACAAGTCAATGACGTGTTCATCGGTTTCTGGTACTAATGAAGAAATGTCACCCAGGTTTAAACGCAAACCTTGATTGTCGGTATATAAGTCTTGTTGTGTTTTAGTAATATCAAGTTGAATATCTAAAGTATTGGTTGGGCGCCACTGAAAACCAGTACTAATTGATGTCCGTTTACGTTCATTGGTATTTAAGTTAAACGCAATAAAATCACGAGCTCCGGCCCATAAATCACCATAGTGTAATACTTGACCTTCTGGCATATTTTCAGGATCTAAACCTGCTGGAATATCATGCAGCGCTTTGCCATTTCCATCATAAATAACCTGGTTTGCAAGGTCGCCAATGAGTGCACCAGATTCGTCTAAATAAGTCACTGGGTTACCGTTTTGGTCGAATACATCACCCGTTGTCCCTGCTCCAATACGTTGGAAAGGCGCAATACGAATTTGGTTGCCATTCAAGTCTGTCGCATTACGAGAACCTGACCCCCAGTCATCAAACTGCCAAGCCCCGTTTGTAAAGTCAGTGTTGATTCGGTCTGAACGAGTTTTTTGATTATCATGAGACGCAGTAACAATGAAACCAAATGAATCATCGAAAAATTTGTGTGAAAAGCTTCCAACTAAACGGTGATCTTTCTCATCAGAAAATTCATTGAAACGCTGTTCCACAGTTAAAGAACGTCTATTCGAATTGAGTGTAAGCGGTTTCACAGAACTCAAACGAACGCTACCGCCCAGTGACCCCTCATCTTGATCAGCTGCTGCAGTTTTAACTACATCAATAGAAGACAGCATATCAGCTGAGAAAGTACTTAAATCAACACTATTATCTTGAGAACCTGAATCGCTGCTAAGCCCCCCCGTCAAAGCAACACCATTCATTGAAATTTGGTTCATTGCAGGGTTAGTACCGCGAATAGAGATACGTGTACCTTCACCATCTGATTCTTGTACAGAAATACCTGTTACACGAGATAGTGCATCAGCAATGTTTTGATCTGTTGACTTACCCACGTCTTCAGCATGTATTGAGTCTGACACCGATTCAGCAAAACGTTTAGCGTTAATTGCTTTTTGTAAACTGGTTTTGAAGCCAGAAACTTCGATGACTTCTATTTCATCTGAATCTTGTGTGTTTGGTACTTCAGCTTCTTGAGCCATTAATGGTAATGCCAAAAATGACGCAATCACACCAGCTGATATTGCATTTAGTTTAAAGTTGTACTTCATGTGGTCTCTCCACGTTCATATCAATTATTTTAGTATTCAGAACAGCTAACACCGGATACCTATACTTTGGCAGTGACGATGTAAGGATCCCTACTTGTCTAACTTTAAATAATAGGAAAACTGATGATTTCTTCCTTTTAGTGCATTTATTTTTGTTATCACTAAAATCAAAAAAGCAACCTTCCGATTAATTAAATCTATATAAACATATGACCTTTGAACTTACAATGTTTTTATAACAGCAGGTTAACATTTGTTTGAATTGAAAAAACCACCTACAAAACAGGCTTGAAGAACACTAAAAATAAGCATCTATAAAAATAACAGCGACAAAAAAGATGTATTTAAATGTCACCTTTAAAATATAAATAATTCAGGATCTAAGAAATTATTACCTAAAATCGAAGATTTTACAGGTAGAGAAAAAGGCAGAAAGACAATGAGTCATACAGAATTGGGTAAAATAAAGCAGATAAAATTACAGAATGTAGATTGAAAATCTAGTTAACCTGAGTTCTGGATAAAAAGTATCGTTCAAGCTGAGTCCATACTCAGTGACGAAATTTTTCGTGTATAGCAAGGCGGATTGTCTTACTTAATAACGTGTTATTACTAGACAATCCAACGCCGCTAGGCACAAAATAGCGTTATAGAGAGGTTCTGGCTTATCCAGTATTCAGGTTAACTCAATAACAAGATTTATCTATCGGGATCACCCATAAGTCAGCCGATGTAAGCAGTGCGATAAAATCGGATCGCTTTTTAGCAAACATTTAAGTTTGTGATTCCTAACAGCGTGCTCCGGTTTTTATTCGCTAAAATGTTTTTCTATTGGTTGTGTTGGATAAACTATCCGCAATAGTAACCCATCTGGCTCTAGCCATTGCTACTATGCCAATTAACCCCCTATCTGATTTCCAACCGGATTTTTGTCCCCTTAGAAGTGCTTTCAAACATTAGACTGGAATTAATTTCTTGGGCACGGTACTTTAAGTTTTTAAGGCCACGAGCTCCATTTTTTTCAAGCTCGTTAACAATAAACCCACAACCGTTGTCTTCAATCTCAATAATAATTAAATAGTTATTATCAACTAGGCGTTTGCTAAAAACCCGCAGTGTTAACTCGCTACATTTTGCGTGCTTAATCGCGTTTGTAATACATTCTTGAACAATACGTAATATATGAATATTTTTACTAGGTGTGGTTGATTTAACCTCGGGGATTGTATTCATATCCCAGTTAAGTTTGATACTGGCATTGTGAAGATTTTCTTGTAGGCTAGCTCTTAATGTTGCCAAAAGTGTAGCAAGGTTATTGAACTCAGGGTCTAATGAGTCAATCACCATCCTTAAATCGGTAAGGCTTTGCTTTATTTTCTCTCTAACCTGAATGAGTTCTTTGTTTTTACTACCACTTAATGTCGCGACAACAGAAACTAACTGACCACCGATACCATCATGCATGTCACGCATAATACGTTCACGCTCTTCGCTTAAAAGGTGTTTTTGCTCTAAAACTTTAACTTGTTGAAACTGTACTATTAACTCATTTTCTTTTATTTTAACTTTTCTCTCCAAGTTAATTGTCAAATCTTCAGCGGCATTCAATGAATTAACAAATCGTTTTATTAAAAACCAGCTAAAAAGCAATAGTGAAGGAAAGGCGCTGTATTGCATGATCAACCCATCTGTGCGAGGTATAAAATTATTTACCAACAAAATATCGTGCAAGCCAAATACCATAATCGGTGTACCCACAAATAACATAAGCGCGATATCGACATTTGGATTTCGCCAGTACTGTGTCAGTAAAAACACAAGAGTGTATGTTCCAAGGGCAAACAAACAGATGTCAGAAAAGGTATATCCAACAAGAAAAATCATCTCAACATTAGGCAAGAAGAACATAACAAAACCAAGGAGCGACACAAATAAAGTAAGGCGCTCTACCTTTTTGTTCTCAACACCTATATACCTATGATTAAAAAATATCATAAGTGCCACTGCCCACACTAGAGTGCTCATGGTAAACGCTTCCCAAAGCCTTACCGATACAGGAATATTATTCACCAGAAGATTTAAATTATGTAACGACCAAAAAATAATTTCAAAAGCAAAAATACCATAAAGCGTGT
The sequence above is a segment of the Paraglaciecola sp. L3A3 genome. Coding sequences within it:
- a CDS encoding mandelate racemase/muconate lactonizing enzyme family protein encodes the protein MKIECIKTHHLRCHLDKPFGFSQWSYDQRNVLAIEVIADNGVSGWGECYGPADVIQAAVEKFYAPRILGLDALSTDMIWHYMWRSSLDFARGGVMMAGMSGIDMALWDLKGKALNMSVSQLMGGKLRDTVPCYATGMYYQDLPEDELLPALVAEGVSYANEGFKAMKIKVGKNPEFDEKFIIALRQALPNTILAADSNHAFDLPEAIRIAKVLEDNNYAWFEEPLSPEHPHLFRQLHEKTNIAIATGECEQTRYGFQKLIQEGGVQLVQADLAYCGGPSEALKIRTLASANGLNMIPHVWGTQLNLAAATHFLASGYAEPGRAEEKKLFLEYDRTENPLRDNLYSVEVEVKNGHATVPTGPGLGVKIDLNALKEFDVCTTETK
- a CDS encoding Ig-like domain-containing protein, whose product is MKYNLLLKTAVAGAVITALSACSGVEKGYDPEINAANPVEVTQGESFTATLTEDSGIQSVNLVDGVQIGGANATDFAGTIKITQMEFAADQNFSTPETDSNSSLVSSAKISPFWLGEDGRTLVVDTDKFSESLRFCDNTDLRGGPQTDDGAPTPDGNLDFPNTVAYTISYEINNGYNYAPGTEIPRRTLQLQINAATDPVTTVAIADVSVPSGGTVAAVAQTAPVYACNSAITYSVADTSVATVDADTGLVTGVARGTTTITATSVDGGHSETADVTVTAGFTLDITNGDIDELGALTGTKFIPECVRTGLVVEPTLHIEGESFTGDYTYDWLSSDGAIAVEHEVSRGFGGTAILAPASEGDTATLTAAYGSGYTAGVAAGDIDGKTVDVTVVNNIACDTENPVDATPFDFSNGFESDTMINGVHIKVSEANGSTRWIPTGSMSTVSPALGEGFGGSNAMKITVVDANNGGAEVPPSGGIGTLLQRWNASTGSWTASNFGQPTSIRKTFEFSVWVKLSSLAEEGQERTITNFMFPWKTADDATYHSIPEYNSWGRRYAPFNMQLTKTLVNTTEWQLVELGEYTIPEDWSGLPQPIKYNFHFEGGFANGDEILLEDLAVVEK
- a CDS encoding TonB-dependent receptor; the protein is MKYNFKLNAISAGVIASFLALPLMAQEAEVPNTQDSDEIEVIEVSGFKTSLQKAINAKRFAESVSDSIHAEDVGKSTDQNIADALSRVTGISVQESDGEGTRISIRGTNPAMNQISMNGVALTGGLSSDSGSQDNSVDLSTFSADMLSSIDVVKTAAADQDEGSLGGSVRLSSVKPLTLNSNRRSLTVEQRFNEFSDEKDHRLVGSFSHKFFDDSFGFIVTASHDNQKTRSDRINTDFTNGAWQFDDWGSGSRNATDLNGNQIRIAPFQRIGAGTTGDVFDQNGNPVTYLDESGALIGDLANQVIYDGNGKALHDIPAGLDPENMPEGQVLHYGDLWAGARDFIAFNLNTNERKRTSISTGFQWRPTNTLDIQLDITKTQQDLYTDNQGLRLNLGDISSLVPETDEHVIDLSTNTVEKMTGRRFTGVFNRESGLREIDTDVVSLNVDYDITDNFRMSLIAGYSKTTDETPQGGDDQYVVMNTAQWGTAGKDVVMGMPVEDYEKVGYDCTTGSLADCSYLTGSTVGVFDALDGSAIDVRSRFNPYDLHHNHLGAFTFRNNKSLDKNKSLFLDFEYTLDNDYITSIEFGGKYAERLRDIQISNVRIENADGISSSDEDDGSVNTEGARGFADINVIDILSGEAFPYDNFGEGIQSDRSTPFFEGWPMLSHEKALSLLTGDNAGDFQPRVDIGQTRKIEVDTKAVYLKVNFEALDGALTGNIGFRYVEDARQATGVGGINYMQQPWIVDPYELLVERNLTDESNPACPEPVWQNLGTNGNLDWRNSPANADQFQDCYAWQVATAYNFNNMPLTQLNGNPWGGAGSFDGTTSTLPADLSDPQANRIVWMNFDDNGRPTTINRSLAIEDMQVIDASGNVVPTAANQWLRFGFTNAGIRPVSPFVSRHTSTWTTNVDGTDLYDIHGDKVWQRQGFVTNTAKVDALLPSININYAVNDEFIVRFASSKTMTRPNYDSLNPRTQINEGGPWDPANGTAGNTALEFLESTNLDTSFEWYFSADGMLSLALFNKDMKNFEENVSTPYHYKDRKTDYELQSADLLLEFDPNRLPDGSEDGCHSERYPAGWVSEWSIQCDVANINVVKNGKGSSVTGAEFSYTDNYDFLPGLGASINYTYQESKRDAEEIGTTGNFQQGIAMPFTPKHSGNVTVFWEKDAYMVRLAHRYNGVQVVNSGIQGGVIWQDETNRLDLSSSYKLTKNISLTFNAINLTDDTRRHFYTFENATNALDNNDQTVVLDEGDAQNESVVTSRTVAAFKSGRQYRIGIRGTF
- a CDS encoding sensor histidine kinase — encoded protein: MIISKRYLMLIVIFVYWLLMNAATLHMPIQFFDNIAVPSIVEAEYTVSSAITLDELSGVSWQQVSLPDDWLSRKSDDSDIWYKLRFNVSQSSLKNFSWAAYLSSVTHTAAVFVNGIWVGQSGRFTPNVSRYHNQPLMFEFANNILVPGDNELLIHVRSAYKNYGLLSGVYVAPSYILKPAYNLKYLVRVGFVQWFTAIMLFVAVVLLVFYCARPQDTLYGIFAFEIIFWSLHNLNLLVNNIPVSVRLWEAFTMSTLVWAVALMIFFNHRYIGVENKKVERLTLFVSLLGFVMFFLPNVEMIFLVGYTFSDICLFALGTYTLVFLLTQYWRNPNVDIALMLFVGTPIMVFGLHDILLVNNFIPRTDGLIMQYSAFPSLLLFSWFLIKRFVNSLNAAEDLTINLERKVKIKENELIVQFQQVKVLEQKHLLSEERERIMRDMHDGIGGQLVSVVATLSGSKNKELIQVREKIKQSLTDLRMVIDSLDPEFNNLATLLATLRASLQENLHNASIKLNWDMNTIPEVKSTTPSKNIHILRIVQECITNAIKHAKCSELTLRVFSKRLVDNNYLIIIEIEDNGCGFIVNELEKNGARGLKNLKYRAQEINSSLMFESTSKGTKIRLEIR